From Clavelina lepadiformis chromosome 9, kaClaLepa1.1, whole genome shotgun sequence, the proteins below share one genomic window:
- the LOC143470612 gene encoding uncharacterized protein LOC143470612, protein MPMHMSVKRLENLVPDTIAETVSQLAGEPGNRRNCNNKNYEMLHRFLTPFAENCSYLANKIHFVMVKNYRLCWPTISFLGSSLTVLDFSGLVEEADDFLNERSIKNYIILKCPRIERICLRDCTKISCKTVKLLVKAYRTSLKRLELQDVSLSKNVLVAIGNCTKLTYLDISKDQPYFRLQFRDLKELFRRVGRPTKLAQSLEAFHMNHIYCERPIDFNARLFHRWCPNLLEFSHHFLFDGLVQLCKLNKGPKPLNLKRGLEHTNTLKVSTLEKQHDILTLLQCLPEMHSFYIIGSGIEAKTSIVHIVQNLGIQLTTLDLEWDFPLEFLKFIGPICPNLEVVYIHETNARTQNALAHVVKEEFETSSSEALRAGVKLWSKLRRLKLSVGEGVEDDEDVTSLLKTICENSAGSLKELYLFHGIHECVFDFLTQMFHKDTLSSLIRLCCVGLDITSDMIWNWLTLRNNLRYIQLFDSDIEDSEKERLLQYIRERNLDVKFKIFYWNDE, encoded by the coding sequence ATGCCGATGCATATGTCTGTAAAACGTCTTGAAAATTTAGTGCCGGATACAATTGCAGAAACTGTGTCGCAATTAGCCGGTGAACCAGGAAACAGAAGAAAttgcaacaataaaaattatgaaatgcTGCATCGATTTCTGACGCCATTTGCCGAGAACTGCTCCTATTTGGCGAACAAAATCCACTTTGTGATGGTGAAAAATTATCGTCTCTGCTGGCCCACAATCAGTTTTCTTGGTAGCTCGTTGACTGTGTTAGACTTTTCTGGACTTGTAGAAGAAGCAGACGATTTTTTAAATGAACGCAGCATCAAGAATTATATAATTCTAAAATGTCCCCGGATTGAACGCATATGTTTAAGGGACTGCACgaaaatttcttgcaaaacTGTCAAATTACTTGTTAAGGCATACAGGACGTCTTTAAAGCGCTTGGAACTTCAAGATGTTAGTTtgagcaaaaatgttttggtggCAATAGGGAATTGTACTAAGCTGACGTATCTGGACATATCAAAAGACCAACCATACTTTCGTTTACAATTTCGTGATCTTAAGGAATTGTTTCGTCGTGTTGGAAGACCAACAAAGCTTGCTCAAAGTTTGGAGGCTTTTCACATGAACCACATTTATTGTGAACGTCCCATTGACTTCAATGCAAGGCTTTTTCATCGTTGGTGTCCAAACCTCTTAGAATTTTCTCATCATTTTCTATTCGACGGCCTTGTTCAGCTTTGTAAGTTAAACAAAGGACCGAAACCTCTTAATCTGAAGCGAGGCCTCGAACATACCAATACGCTGAAAGTTTCCACCCTTGAAAAGCAACACGACATTCTCACTCTGCTTCAGTGTCTGCCAGAAATGCATTCTTTTTATATCATAGGTTCTGGAATAGAAGCAAAGACGAGCATTGTTCACATTGTCCAAAACCTGGGAATACAATTGACAACTTTAGATTTGGAGTGGGACTTTCCGTTAGAATTTCTGAAATTCATTGGGCCCATATGTCCTAACTTAGAAGTCGTTTATATCCATGAAACTAATGCAAGAACTCAAAACGCTCTCGCACATGTTGTCAAAGAGGAATTTGAAACCTCGTCGTCAGAAGCTTTGAGAGCTGGAGTGAAACTTTGGTCGAAGCTTAGAAGACTGAAGTTGAGTGTTGGGGAAGGTGTTGAGGACGACGAGGATGTTACGTCACTGCTGAAAACAATCTGCGAAAATTCTGCTGGATCACTTAAagagttgtatttatttcatgGGATTCATGAATGTGTCTTTGACTTTTTAACACAAATGTTTCATAAGGACACTTTAAGTAGTCTGATACGTCTTTGCTGCGTAGGATTGGATATCACCTCAGATATGATTTGGAACTGGCTCACCTTACGTAATAACTTACGTTACATTCAACTATTCGATTCTGACATCGAGGATTCTGAAAAGGAACGATTATTGCAATATATTCGTGAAAGAAATTTGGATGTAaagtttaaaatcttttactgGAACGACGAATGA